A window of the Gossypium hirsutum isolate 1008001.06 chromosome A05, Gossypium_hirsutum_v2.1, whole genome shotgun sequence genome harbors these coding sequences:
- the LOC121229195 gene encoding rust resistance kinase Lr10: MSSPGTGNTFDGSTATYAIVIIAAIIIKVVILVYVCRKRSQIQSSNNVCPDSQFLTLTMDKFLNDMEREKPIRFTSQQLRIATDNFTNLLGSGGFGAVYKGMFSNGTMVAVKVLYGSSDKRIEEQFMAEVSTIGRVHHFNLVRLYGFCFEQNLRALVYEYMENGSLDKFLFGEDKKLGFQQLRAIAVGTAKGIAYLHEECQHRIIHYDIKPGNVLLDAKFLPKVADFGLAKLCNRENTHVTMTGGRGTPGYAAPELWAPYAVTHKCDVYSFGMLLFEIIGKRRNFDSNLPESQEWFPKWVWKKVEAGNVVELLIVCGFEEMDKDMAERMMKTALWCVQYQQDSRPSMSIVVKMLEGALEIPTPPNPFATYLIGSNVVPNKNNGSTHTTWTDNSCDLESSSVVARSTLACATPVMRKYGIEMAST; the protein is encoded by the exons ATGTCAAGTCCAGGGACAGGTAATACATTCGATGGTTCAACTGCTACGTATGCCATTGTGATAATag CGGCCATTATTATAAAGGTAGTCATCTTAGTATACGTATGTCGTAAAAGGTCTCAAATACAAAGCAGCAACAATGTTTGTCCAGATTCTCAATTTCTGACACTAACCATGGATAAATTCCTCAACGACATGGAAAGGGAGAAGCCTATCAGGTTTACCTCCCAACAGCTACGGATTGCGACCGATAATTTCACCAACTTACTTGGTTCAGGTGGCTTCGGAGCTGTTTATAAAGGAATGTTTAGTAATGGAACCATGGTTGCAGTCAAAGTCCTGTATGGATCTTCTGATAAAAGGATAGAAGAACAGTTCATGGCGGAAGTAAGTACAATCGGAAGAGTTCACCATTTTAATCTGGTTCGACTTTACGGTTTCTGCTTCGAGCAGAACCTTAGAGCTCTTGTTTACGAGTACATGGAAAATGGTTCACTTGACAAGTTTTTGTTTGGTGAAGACAAGAAACTAGGATTCCAGCAGCTTCGGGCAATCGCTGTAGGCACGGCTAAAGGGATTGCTTACTTGCACGAAGAATGCCAACATCGAATCATCCACTACGATATAAAACCTGGAAATGTTCTGTTAGATGCCAAATTCTTGCCTAAAGTGGCTGACTTCGGATTGGCCAAGCTTTGCAACAGAGAAAACACACATGTAACGATGACAGGAGGAAGGGGTACTCCTGGATATGCAGCACCAGAGCTTTGGGCACCATATGCTGTTACACATAAATGTGATGTTTACAGCTTTGGGATGTTATTGTTTGAGATCATTGGTAAGAGAAGGAACTTTGATAGTAATCTGCCTGAAAGCCAAGAATGGTTTCCGAAATGGGTATGGAAGAAGGTTGAAGCTGGAAATGTTGTTGAGTTACTGATAGTGTGCGGATTTGAGGAGATGGACAAAGATATGGCCGAGAGAATGATGAAAACAGCTTTGTGGTGCGTTCAATATCAGCAGGATTCGAGGCCTTCGATGAGCATTGTGGTGAAAATGTTGGAAGGAGCATTGGAGATCCCTACCCCTCCAAATCCTTTTGCAACATATTTGATCGGTTCTAATGTTGTCCCTAATAAAAATAATGGTTCAACTCACACCACTTGGACTGATAACTCTTGTGATTTGGAATCCTCTTCAGTGGTAGCAAGGTCTACTTTAGCATGTGCAACCCCTGTCATgagaaaatatggaattgaaatgGCCTCCACCTAG
- the LOC107958675 gene encoding WD repeat-containing protein 75 isoform X1, with protein MMRGGRSLVSSSPAFSNDAKKLLVCTSNTVSVFSTVTGLQITSLEGHTALVTSVIVVPPSNPAAKVLCYCWTASLDGTFRYWDFSLPELMKTIDIRMPIFSMVIPSFLDVPAEENGKHQDLFAYVSIEDTKETQEKTKASRRQIRKCNLSKSRLVGKLILGETRKPEVLTVSPSGKFFGIRNKCKLHIWKVLDQGSERAAVRKITLHHTKKITVIAFHPTQRIIAAGDVTGRILTWRGFGNRAFAASNGVTDQKLINVQEDKPGVRDNDDADSCSTWHWHSAEVNVLSFSSDGSYLYSGGKEGVLVVWQLDTGKKKFLPRIGSPLLYFIDSPDPTLSSISCADNQIHLLKMPSMGILKTISGIKAPCCYPDMYEGLGNGIAFDQTAGLVAVRTENYCIQFYSLFDDRGVSEVQVCERNHQPGDDVTVIVTSVALSIDGSLMSTSEVKLAEEGIGGLVCLKFWEAGSQNKEFSLSTIVYEPHRDAGISAVKFHPSGNMVVSSSFGGDFKVWKCNHDVIQNDQMRQNFSWTCHAVGSYKKKPMTAAAFSADGSVLAVAAKTLITLWNPYKNVLLAVLGETLTPIANLSFVGKSDNLVAASCGSNPQLSVWNMSKLSLSWSYKLHIEVVASAIDLSSFAALVLLPESSKKTTFKGMDGVILLFNATDPVPTVIWSVRKAKGGALGFVQVNPSSVEEISIDGKAPKVLLAYMNGDHEYVLFDPYCKDAREVSISQKEGLAAHDHKGQAGQYGYASIYGKLPEFDRKRPEAPWVPSFPSDRPWETIFSGSSHNLPPLTKLCSAFLESLLEKRTSAAE; from the exons ATGATGAGAGGTGGTCGAAGCTTAGTGTCTTCATCTCCTGCCTTCTCTAATGATGCCAAGAAACTCCTCGTCTGCACCTCCAACACCGTCTCCGTCTTCAGCACCGTCACCGGCCTCCag ATAACCTCACTCGAGGGTCACACGGCGCTCGTCACTTCCGTCATCGTGGTTCCACCTTCGAATCCAGCCGCAAAGGTTTTGTGTTATTGTTGGACCGCTTCGCTTGATGGCACCTTTCGTTATTGGGATTTTTCTTTGCCTGAGCTAATGAAAACTATCGATATTCGAATGCCAATCTTCTCCatg GTGATTCCATCTTTCCTTGATGTTCCAGCTGAGGAAAATGGAAAGCATCAAGACCTTTTTGCATATGTGTCTATTGAAGATACAAAGGAAACACAAGAGAAGACCAAAGCCTCGAGAAGACAAATCCGGAAGTGTAACTTAAGCAAGTCTCGTTTAGTTGGTAAATTAATTTTGGGAGAG ACAAGAAAGCCAGAGGTTTTAACTGTTAGTCCATCAGGAAAATTCTTTGGCATCCGAAATAAATGCAAGCTTCATATATGGAAGGTTCTTGATCAGGGGTCTGAGCGTGCAGCAGTTAGGAAGATAACACTACACCATACAAAGAAGATTACCGTCATTGCATTCCATCCAACTCAGAGAATTATAGCTGCAGGGGATGTAACTGGGAGAATTTTGACTTGGAGGGGATTTGGTAATAGAGCCTTTGCTGCTAGCAATGGAGTAACGGAccaaaagttgataaatgttCAAGAGGACAAACCTGGGGTGAGAgataatgatgatgctgattcCTGCTCTACATGGCATTGGCACTCAGCTGAAGTCAACGTCCTCTCTTTCTCTTCGGACGGCTCATACTTGTATTCAG GTGGAAAGGAAGGAGTGCTTGTGGTTTGGCAACTAGACACTGGGAAGAAGAAATTTCTGCCACGAATTGGATCTCCTCTGCTGTATTTCATAGATTCTCCGGACCCTACCCTTTCTtct ATATCTTGTGCAGATAATCAAATTCATCTACTGAAAATGCCTTCAATGGGAATTCTGAAGACTATTTCGGGGATAAAG GCTCCATGTTGTTATCCTGATATGTACGAAGGCTTGGGTAATGGGATTGCTTTTGACCAAACTGCTGGGTTAGTTGCCGTACGCACAGAGAATTATTGTATCCAATTTTACAGCCTCTTTGACGATCGTGGAGTTTCTGAG GTTCAAGTTTGTGAGCGAAACCATCAACCAGGCGATGATGTCACA GTAATAGTGACTTCAGTGGCTCTCTCCATTGACGGCTCTCTGATGAGCACTTCTGAAGTAAAGCTTGCTGAAGAGGGCATAGGTGGTCTAGTTTGCCTCAAGTTTTGGGAAGCAGGTTCTCAAAACAAAGAGTTTAGCTTGTCAACAATTGTTTATGAACCACACAG GGATGCCGGCATTTCTGCTGTTAAATTCCATCCTTCCGGTAATATGGTGGTTAGTTCATCTTTTGGTGGTGACTTCAAG GTTTGGAAATGCAACCATGATGTTATACAGAATGATCAGATGCGTCAGAATTTTAGCTGGACTTGCCATGCTGTTGGTTCTTATAA AAAAAAGCCAATGACTGCTGCTGCCTTTTCTGCTGATGGTTCTGTTCTTGCTGTTGCGGCAAAAACCCTTATTACATTATGGAACCCCTACAAGAATGTCCTCTTGGCAGTACTTGGAGAAACTCTCACG CCAATTGCGAACCTGTCATTTGTTGGGAAGTCAGATAATCTTGTAGCTGCATCATGTGGTTCAAATCCACAACTTTCTGTCTGGAACATGTCAAAGTTATCTCTATCATGGTCATATAAGCTTCATATAGAAG TTGTAGCTTCTGCTATTGATTTATCCTCCTTTGCTGCTCTTGTCCTTCTCCCCGAGTCATCTAAGAAAACAACTTTTAAAGGAATGGATGGTGTAATCTTATTATTCAATGCAACTGATCCTGTTCCTACTGTTATTTGGTCTGTGAGGAAG GCCAAGGGTGGGGCTCTTGGTTTTGTTCAAGTAAATCCATCTTCAGTTGAAGAGATCAGTATAGATGGCAAAGCACCTAAGGTGCTCCTTGCATATATGAATGGTGATCATGAATATGTTCTGTTTGATCCATACTGCAAAGATGCCCGTGAGGTTAGCATCAGCCAAAAGGAAGGTCTTGCTGCCCATGACCACAAAG GACAAGCAGGGCAATATGGTTATGCATCCATCTATGGAAAGTTACCAGAGTTTGACAGGAAGAGACCTGAGGCTCCTTGGGTTCCATCATTTCCATCTGACAGACCTTGGGAAACCATATTCAGTGGATCATCTCATAATCTTCCGCCTCTCACCAAACTGTGTTCAGCTTTCCTTGAATCCTTATTGGAAAAGAGAACATCTGCTGCTGAATGA
- the LOC107958675 gene encoding WD repeat-containing protein 75 isoform X2, translating into MMRGGRSLVSSSPAFSNDAKKLLVCTSNTVSVFSTVTGLQITSLEGHTALVTSVIVVPPSNPAAKVLCYCWTASLDGTFRYWDFSLPELMKTIDIRMPIFSMVIPSFLDVPAEENGKHQDLFAYVSIEDTKETQEKTKASRRQIRKCNLSKSRLVGKLILGETRKPEVLTVSPSGKFFGIRNKCKLHIWKVLDQGSERAAVRKITLHHTKKITVIAFHPTQRIIAAGDVTGRILTWRGFGNRAFAASNGVTDQKLINVQEDKPGVRDNDDADSCSTWHWHSAEVNVLSFSSDGSYLYSGGKEGVLVVWQLDTGKKKFLPRIGSPLLYFIDSPDPTLSSISCADNQIHLLKMPSMGILKTISGIKAPCCYPDMYEGLGNGIAFDQTAGLVAVRTENYCIQFYSLFDDRGVSEVIVTSVALSIDGSLMSTSEVKLAEEGIGGLVCLKFWEAGSQNKEFSLSTIVYEPHRDAGISAVKFHPSGNMVVSSSFGGDFKVWKCNHDVIQNDQMRQNFSWTCHAVGSYKKKPMTAAAFSADGSVLAVAAKTLITLWNPYKNVLLAVLGETLTPIANLSFVGKSDNLVAASCGSNPQLSVWNMSKLSLSWSYKLHIEVVASAIDLSSFAALVLLPESSKKTTFKGMDGVILLFNATDPVPTVIWSVRKAKGGALGFVQVNPSSVEEISIDGKAPKVLLAYMNGDHEYVLFDPYCKDAREVSISQKEGLAAHDHKGQAGQYGYASIYGKLPEFDRKRPEAPWVPSFPSDRPWETIFSGSSHNLPPLTKLCSAFLESLLEKRTSAAE; encoded by the exons ATGATGAGAGGTGGTCGAAGCTTAGTGTCTTCATCTCCTGCCTTCTCTAATGATGCCAAGAAACTCCTCGTCTGCACCTCCAACACCGTCTCCGTCTTCAGCACCGTCACCGGCCTCCag ATAACCTCACTCGAGGGTCACACGGCGCTCGTCACTTCCGTCATCGTGGTTCCACCTTCGAATCCAGCCGCAAAGGTTTTGTGTTATTGTTGGACCGCTTCGCTTGATGGCACCTTTCGTTATTGGGATTTTTCTTTGCCTGAGCTAATGAAAACTATCGATATTCGAATGCCAATCTTCTCCatg GTGATTCCATCTTTCCTTGATGTTCCAGCTGAGGAAAATGGAAAGCATCAAGACCTTTTTGCATATGTGTCTATTGAAGATACAAAGGAAACACAAGAGAAGACCAAAGCCTCGAGAAGACAAATCCGGAAGTGTAACTTAAGCAAGTCTCGTTTAGTTGGTAAATTAATTTTGGGAGAG ACAAGAAAGCCAGAGGTTTTAACTGTTAGTCCATCAGGAAAATTCTTTGGCATCCGAAATAAATGCAAGCTTCATATATGGAAGGTTCTTGATCAGGGGTCTGAGCGTGCAGCAGTTAGGAAGATAACACTACACCATACAAAGAAGATTACCGTCATTGCATTCCATCCAACTCAGAGAATTATAGCTGCAGGGGATGTAACTGGGAGAATTTTGACTTGGAGGGGATTTGGTAATAGAGCCTTTGCTGCTAGCAATGGAGTAACGGAccaaaagttgataaatgttCAAGAGGACAAACCTGGGGTGAGAgataatgatgatgctgattcCTGCTCTACATGGCATTGGCACTCAGCTGAAGTCAACGTCCTCTCTTTCTCTTCGGACGGCTCATACTTGTATTCAG GTGGAAAGGAAGGAGTGCTTGTGGTTTGGCAACTAGACACTGGGAAGAAGAAATTTCTGCCACGAATTGGATCTCCTCTGCTGTATTTCATAGATTCTCCGGACCCTACCCTTTCTtct ATATCTTGTGCAGATAATCAAATTCATCTACTGAAAATGCCTTCAATGGGAATTCTGAAGACTATTTCGGGGATAAAG GCTCCATGTTGTTATCCTGATATGTACGAAGGCTTGGGTAATGGGATTGCTTTTGACCAAACTGCTGGGTTAGTTGCCGTACGCACAGAGAATTATTGTATCCAATTTTACAGCCTCTTTGACGATCGTGGAGTTTCTGAG GTAATAGTGACTTCAGTGGCTCTCTCCATTGACGGCTCTCTGATGAGCACTTCTGAAGTAAAGCTTGCTGAAGAGGGCATAGGTGGTCTAGTTTGCCTCAAGTTTTGGGAAGCAGGTTCTCAAAACAAAGAGTTTAGCTTGTCAACAATTGTTTATGAACCACACAG GGATGCCGGCATTTCTGCTGTTAAATTCCATCCTTCCGGTAATATGGTGGTTAGTTCATCTTTTGGTGGTGACTTCAAG GTTTGGAAATGCAACCATGATGTTATACAGAATGATCAGATGCGTCAGAATTTTAGCTGGACTTGCCATGCTGTTGGTTCTTATAA AAAAAAGCCAATGACTGCTGCTGCCTTTTCTGCTGATGGTTCTGTTCTTGCTGTTGCGGCAAAAACCCTTATTACATTATGGAACCCCTACAAGAATGTCCTCTTGGCAGTACTTGGAGAAACTCTCACG CCAATTGCGAACCTGTCATTTGTTGGGAAGTCAGATAATCTTGTAGCTGCATCATGTGGTTCAAATCCACAACTTTCTGTCTGGAACATGTCAAAGTTATCTCTATCATGGTCATATAAGCTTCATATAGAAG TTGTAGCTTCTGCTATTGATTTATCCTCCTTTGCTGCTCTTGTCCTTCTCCCCGAGTCATCTAAGAAAACAACTTTTAAAGGAATGGATGGTGTAATCTTATTATTCAATGCAACTGATCCTGTTCCTACTGTTATTTGGTCTGTGAGGAAG GCCAAGGGTGGGGCTCTTGGTTTTGTTCAAGTAAATCCATCTTCAGTTGAAGAGATCAGTATAGATGGCAAAGCACCTAAGGTGCTCCTTGCATATATGAATGGTGATCATGAATATGTTCTGTTTGATCCATACTGCAAAGATGCCCGTGAGGTTAGCATCAGCCAAAAGGAAGGTCTTGCTGCCCATGACCACAAAG GACAAGCAGGGCAATATGGTTATGCATCCATCTATGGAAAGTTACCAGAGTTTGACAGGAAGAGACCTGAGGCTCCTTGGGTTCCATCATTTCCATCTGACAGACCTTGGGAAACCATATTCAGTGGATCATCTCATAATCTTCCGCCTCTCACCAAACTGTGTTCAGCTTTCCTTGAATCCTTATTGGAAAAGAGAACATCTGCTGCTGAATGA